The genomic interval TCAACAGCTGCTTGTACTCATTTTCCTCCCCCCACTCACATTTGTAAACCACTTCGAACAGTAGCTCAAATTTATTCAATAAAAACAGTCTGCACTACTTTAACAGATTTGTTCCAGATACCCGAATGAGACTATTCATCTTAGACAGCAAGATCCATATTTTCTACATGcagctaaaaaatattttaaaaaattattctttagcaATCTTCTTGGACTACTCACAAAAACTCTTCATATTCCTGAATGCTTACTTAATGTTAGCTGTGCACACTATGTTATGCATTACACACTGACTTACCTCTCTAAGAAGTTTATCTAACTGCCCGATCACATGAGGTGGGGTTGTcttcaagaaaaagaagaggggggaaaaaaccaagaaaaaaattataataaagatTAACTGGCCCTGTTTAAGTGAGAGAGCCTTTAAGTCTGGTCTACCTACACAAGAGACCAATGGCATTAAACAATAAATTCTTATGACTTCATGATGCATATTTCTACTGCCCTTAAAATTCTTCTAGCACATCACAAATTCCCCTGGGAATATCTCCTATTCAAATGCTTAAAATagattttatgttttttaaaaaataaggacaTTTAACAAAACTGAAACCACAAAACCCCTTGGTTTGTGACACTGCCTTACCTGGAGTAGTACTTTCCCACTGTAAACACTCATGGGATACATGGTACCAAATGTCATCAAAGCAATTGCTATAGCAGAGGCTGTGTCTACAGCGAAGTAATTGCtagagaaaaagaacaattttaaagaaGAATAGGTACTGACGTTTTTGAAAGGCATAAGAATTTTGattctttctcattcttttaaaTTATATGCACTTACAGAATATTACACATGCTAATCTCAACTGTACATCTTTGAAAAAAGATTAATATATTCATGGAGTTGCAATCCCAttcaaaaaaaaatacagcttttgatGACATCATTCCTTTCATGTAAAAAATGCAATTTCCCACAAACTGGATACAAAAAGAGTTACTTTTTTTAAGCAACAACTGTACGTACTTGATTTCAATGAGCATATATGTAATGCAAAGAGCTAGAGCTCCAGCAATATCAATCAAGACAAAAGGGTTCATTCGTGGCAGAAAGATGCTACTCAATCCTGGGATGATTCCACAAATACTGTaacaaaccagaaaaagcagTTGTCAGCTAGCTGTTCATCATTACTTCAAAAACGAAAAGAGTTACAGCCATTATTTCGGCATTTGACTTCAAATACACCTTGCAGTCACAGCAAATCATGTCTTTGGAGACTGAAAAGGCCATTCTAATTGTGCTCAAAGTTCCATAATAGCCTGATGTCAGCAAAAATTAATCAAGTTTAGATCCACATCACATTATATCTCATATCTGAAATTAATACTTACCTCCTGCATCTTAAATTTGCTTTGAGTCTACCTTCGCATCTATAAAACATTGTATTACACTAAACTTTATACAGTTTTTATACATGCATATCTtgtgctcctttttttcttctggtaacATAGCTAGCTGTGTCAGCTCTATGCAACACAAATACTTCACAGGTTCAGATATTGCTATTACATATATGTAAGTCTTGGGGGGTTTGCATATCACTAGTCTTCAATCCATCTGCCAACTTGGTATGCAAAAGTGTTCTAAAGCCAAAGCTAACTAATTCATGGAGTCTGAAAAGAGGGAGAAGACCAGCTAGCTGAATGAGAGGAGACCCAAAACCCCATGAGGGAACATTGGGAAAAGCTATTTATTTATAGTTATCTCCTATCAATGGGAGCATGAAGAGAGAGAAGGGTTTCTGTACTTCCCAGTGAATATAAGTGCATGTCACATACttgaaaatttaaaggaaaagacaaCATGAAATGTTTTGTTGCTCTGTTTAGAACCAACCTATGTTTAGACATCATGTGTTGACCTGCTCCTATGAGAATTTTAATCACATAATTACATATAGGTGCAGACATTTTCTAATCAGCAGTGCTTCACAGAACACATTTGAAATAGCTGTATACATACTAATCAAAttgagtaattttttaaaaattgttggtATAATTGCCTACAGGTTATCTCAAAACCCAGTAGTATTTCTAGACTGCAGATCTGGGAGCCCTTCAAAGTATCCGTGTCCTTCCCTGTAACACATCCTTATAGTGTCTGTGATTgctatccacttttttttttttttttttttttaacactgaaactCCAGGTACTTGGGCAACTTTATTATTAGTCTTCCAAAGCTGTTTTGCAGAATATTGGTCTGATGTAATACCTTATATCCATATCAAATCAATTCTTCTGTTTAACAAGTGTGTGTTCTCTGCATTCCTTAACTGTTTACAAAAATCACAACATGCAGAAACAGATGGGCCTTGCAGCGTACTTAACACATTATACAATATGGTTTAACATTCTTATTTTGCTACTGACAGCATAAGTACTTGGATGAACACATACGGCTCAACATAAACATTTCTGATATCTGACAAAATTATTTACCAACAATGTTATCTCACATTCCGATATCCAATACAAGCAGGAGGGTTAACAGACAAGACGAATGAGCAACACTGCTTCAGCCCCTAGAAGACACAGACTTTCCAGTTTCCTGCTGGACAGGTGAGGAGTTTCCATAGCTATGCTTTAGTGAGTAACCTGTTTCATATATCACATTTAAACTGCAACTATCCTAGTAATTTGCCCACCCCACAGAGTAAACAAACACAGATTACTACAAAATATATCACTTGGGTAATGACTGTTGAGAAATGCAGTTGAAGTCTGTACAGGACAAAGCTAGTTTACCTCACATCATCCAAGGAGAATTACATACAATGTAATGAACGCATTCAAAGGGAAAGTTATGCTGAAAGATATATTCTTATTAGATTGATGTATCTGGGAAACATGAGAGACAATTTTTGCTCAAAAGTTCATACACTAGACCTACTGTAGGTGAAGCTATTCTAAAAGCTCTAATACACACCAGTTTATGCCTCAATACCCATCCAAACCATTACTATACACAAAAAACCAAGACTGCCTTCCAGAAGCTAAcaattttgaaaagcattataAAGCTTTACCTTCTACTAAGATCTGCAACATGCTCCTGAAGCCAACTTGTGCTGgcagctgcaaaagaaagaaggtaacAAAGTTACTACAAGTAAAGGTATCCATTTTAAAGTACAcaaaaaattttactttaaggGAAGAACCCAATACACTGTGAATGAACAAATGTATCTCAACAGATTCATtgccacttgaaaaaaaacaaagtcTGACTGTTCCAGGCAGTAAGTAAAATGCCAATCTCTCATAATAATCTGAATTTATGAAATACAAATATAATGGCAGATTATAACCAACATAATTATCCTTCTGGTAATATAAAGTATAATATATAACTACAAACAATTTACAGTTAGTGGGAATGATCACAAGCCTAATTCACAGTGAGAAAGTCCCAAGTAAAAGAGCTATTCAGTAGAattattacattaatttatttttaatccattaaTACATCCATTAAATATCTTCAAAGTTCTGCTATCTGTCAGATGACCTTCACTGGTTGAAtccaaaagactgaaaagaaagggCACTTCAGTATTAAAATGATACTCAGTTTATCATATTAATGACTACATACTACTCAGAGAGCCCTATAAGCAAACTAGAGTTGAAATTTGGATGGCAATTCTAAACTGCATGAAGTTATATTAATGGAGGTAATAGTAATATATACCCACTAGTTAAGAAAGTTACCAAACAAATTGTACCTTGATAAAAATAGGAACATTAAAATCTTTTCCCAATTCTTGTTATAGATTAATTTATCACATACCTTCAGAGACATAAGCAAAAGGCTTATTCCTAATGGAAAGCATTGTAAATAAGTTGAAAAAGAGAGCCACGAAAGTACCAACCAGCAGTCGCCCTctagggaggagggggggggaggaaaaagtatCTTAATTGCACATCATCACAAAACATGAAATCAAGCTGTAATTACTAGcaacaatattaaaatactttgcttGGTATCTTTCCCTGAGACTGAAAACCAGAGTAAGATAAACTAGTGTAATGCTTAATAACTGGCAATGTATTATCATTTTATCAGTTATCACTGAACTTTGTACATTAGTGTTATCACATTAGGCTGTACATAATGTTCCTAGTGTTGAGTAACAGTTCTTAACTAATTGCATATATGCACACAAATACATGTTTGTCCTTTGAAGATATAAATACATTGTCCCCTCAGCAGTAGAGCTAAAAAAAGCTTAGTTTCCTACGGAATGATGCCCTATGCCCCTTCCCTTTCCTAGGAGAACTATAACTTCACCATACATCCTATGTCCCAGTCTTTTGCCCCATaacagcttcttttcctttccccatgtTCTTTTTAGTCTTCAACGTCTTTGCAACACTTTCGGTTCCCTAACGATCACAGTATCCTCCCCTGCCACATACCAGGCCTTCATAAGAAATGAGAGTAACTAAACTAGCAAAACCAGCAATATATAGTTAAATCATCATTTAAGAGAGCACGTGTATTACATTTCAATTGTACCTTGAAAAAACTGTTTACAATATAGTTTGCACATAGTTTGAAACAAATACCAAGGTACCAAAACCAATTTGGTGTTGAATGTACTTGCATAATTAACACATGCTAGATTAAGAATTAGAAACACAAAGggacactgaaaaaaacatcaTTTTACATGTCAAAAATTTCTTACGTGTGTATCTCAGGTTGTTCCAGAAACCGCTCTGCACtacaaaaataattgaaaatttgaGTTATATTCACACAATAAAACCTTGATACCTGAAGTTGATTTTTCAGTTCAGAAGAATTAGCTGCCATTCATAAACAAAACCTGACAGATACAGTACTGCAAAAAATGAATTGCTTAAATAAGCACAGCAGTTTTTATAAGTGATGAAACCATTTAACACTGAAATCAAGCAGGCTGTAATTTTCCATCTACTTCCAAACTGGGCGACATAGGTGCTAGCTACCATAAATGCTGCGtacacaataaaaaaaatgcttgtaaaTGAACATGCCAAAAagcactgctgctgccaccaccagTGTTGGTAATCACAAGAAACTAAGTATGAAGTCCCTGACTTACAGCCTCTCACTAAGCAAGGCCAAATAAAGTAGATGTTGGATACTGTAGTGGagatataaatctttttttttacccacccaccagtaaaataagaaattagCTTCAGCTGTAACAGAAAAACCTATGACAAGTTTTGGGAATTTCCTAAAATTGATGTTCAAAAACTTAGAGGCTTTGGCAGTGCATCATTACTAGAGTTCATTCCAGTGTATTGTCAGTACAACAGATCAACCTACAGTATAAAATTGCAAAGTTCTTAACCCTTTATAGAGAAAATAGAGCCCTTGGATAGAAAAATGGAAGCCACACTGGCCCAGTTTTAAATTCCAGATGTTAACAAAAGcctcttcttttttaaagactaaaataactttttaggCTAACCTCCTGAAATACAAATGCATAGATAGTGTGTCAAATTAATACTTGAGCAAATTTTGAGGGACTGGTGAAGTTGATAGTTTAAACGTTCAGATCCATAAGACATTATGAAGTTGCTTCATGAagtaactgaagtaaaaaaaaatgtcaaaaaagttttattaatgAACTTAAAAAGTCAAGATGCATAGGGAAACGCATTAAATTAAATATCTAACTTTTTGGAAAATATGGTTCTTAAGAGTATTTTCCTTGAAAGCTATTTAATTACATTTATCAATTCCTATCATTATATCTAAAGCCTACATGTAGTATAATCAATATAAGTGAGCAGTAAGGTTtagcaatgttttaaaaaaatcttaagtttTTTCTACAATAGCTCTCTACAGATACCATTTGTAGAATGCATATACTTTTGCTCAGTCTGGGGTATCTTCATAcgtaacaaaaaaattaaagaaaatagtaCATAACCCTACCTTTCTTTCAGTATGAAAAGAGCACCAAGCTGTGCCAGAACTGTAGATGCAAATACAGCTAGAACTTCAAACCTTTCAAACCTGAAATTTGAGAATTAAGTTTAGAGACACAGAACATTGAACAATGCATCAAATCCATTCTAGTCTGTACAGGACCCAGCAGGACAGACCTACTATTTCCAATTCTTTCTTTCAAGAGCAGATAGATGGGAAGAAATTGGTAGTTTTATGGAACAGGcattattttcaatttcttttaagCCAACACTCCACTTATCACAAAcagcttaaaattaagcatttcttaattatttttactgtccctcccctttcctcccctatTCCATAACTGTTCTTTACAGCACCAGCCTTGGGCCTCCTTATTTTTAAGCTCTTTTACACACAGATTATTAGTCATGGCTGTTAGCGGAGACAGGCAACAATAGTTAGCAACATATCAAATGTTGTATTATCAAACACTAGATCTTGTTATTAGTACTTACCCAAATGAGTAGACTGGGCTAGGTTTCTTCATCATTACCCAGTAGCTTATTAGACATGTTACCAAACTGAAAAAAGGGTGAGAATTAGACTATGATAAATAACTGCAGCCTTTACAAACTGGATAATCTACAAATATATACTTAAGCCATCAGAACTGAGCAAATTAATATAGCCACGTCTTACCATGAACTCAACCCCTCCGTCACTGTCACAATGAGGCTTCCAGTGAATCCAGAAAAGGTTGTGCTTGGGAATAAAACTGAGACTGTACAACAACGTCTCTGCTGTTCCCATAAAAAGGGCAGCAAACAATTTTAGCAGAACCGTAGTCGGTCTAATTCCTTACACCAGGAGACAGCCTAATGCTGTGCTTGCAAAGGCTACCACCAACCTTCTTGAATATAACATCACTCAGCCTAAATCAAGTCTACCCTAACTCCAAATGTAATGCATTCTTCCACTGAGGCCCTGACACAAACCAGCACAACCAGTGCACGCACTCCACAAATTTTTCTGAAAGGGACCTGGAGCATGTGAGACCAGGTACCCCAGCATGTAGCTAACAGGCAAAGGTGGTTTGAGAAAATCCTTTTAATACTGTCTGCTATCACACATAGTAATGTCATACAGTATTGAAAAGTACAAAGCAAAAGCATCAAACTAGACACCCAGTAATGCTCTTCTTACATGTGTTTTATGAACTTGCCTAGAAATACTGTAACCTGAGAAAGGCCATTTAAATGAGAAGGAACATGACAAGCAAGACGACAGGACTGTCACATTTTGTCACTTCCTTTGTATGCcagtgaaaaagtaaagaaagctctccattaaactcttcttatagagatatatagagagatatataatTAGATGTAGCACTCTAGAATAAGACTCAGTCTATGCCAAGTATTGCCTTTCTCTTTCACGGTGTAATTTATATACTTATATGGCCGAAACAGATTTACTTTTTTGGCTGCTTTCATCTACACATGCTCTAATCTAACTGGCCATTCACTGACAGCCACAGGtctctcttgctgttttctttccaagtGTTTCTCTCATACTGAACGTCTgaaattccaattattttatcCCCATGGTACTAGCCTGAATTTTTCTAGAACGAATATAATTTCCTTTGcctatttttcctctgttgaCCCCTTtggacagtatttttttattggaaGCCACCCAGATTCAGTGCCATCTGTGCCTTTATGCAGGTCTTTCTTAATTAATGACAATGTTAAATCAGACTGGATCAAGAATTCATCCCCACATCTGCTGAATAATCATATCCTCACAACCTGATCCACAGCTGTGTGGagtaaaagcaaaagcagaggaaataacACTGCTCATATACAAAATAGTAAATTATATACTCAGTAAGACTACTATAAATGACCAGGAAgatgacaaaaatgaaagaacCAGAAATTGATTTTTGCAGCAGAATTACTGAGCATTGTTCTCCCTTCCAGCAAATCAAAACTCTTGAAAGAGATCATTGTGAGTTAGAATAATCTTCTAGTCCATCCCCTCATTAACCTAATATGTGAGTGCCAAGGGTATTCCATCTTCtcctaaaactaaaaaaaaaattaatattctatACAAATACGAAATACAACATCAAAACTTTCCCCAAGGTGAAAAAGGTATTTTGAGTCAAGATGACAAAACTCAGCAGATACAAAATTCTAAGAGAAATATGAGATTCATTAAAGTTACATCACAATTCTAATGCAGTCACAgatcaaattaaatatttttttgtctatatcaaatatttgttttcctttccgcatgtttgttgctgttatttataaatgttttacTGTCAGTCAGATAAGCAATAGTATGTAATGGGCAAAACAGACAGCAGGTAGCTGATCCATACTTTTTATAAGCTAGTGAGCCAGCAAGGAAAAGGATGTaggttaataattaaaaaattacatgcaTTTTATGCAGTTTATTTCCCAACCACTGCTACCAACCTGCAACTCGGGTAAGAATTGAATATATTTCATGTCTGTATTGTTGATATCATCAAAAGTGTTCAGAACTTTCATGCTTAAAGTagttttaatataattttgttaggaaacaggaaaaatactaaaaatatccAATGGCCTTATTGGAAGAGCACGTGGGATCTagcttttgaaatagaaatagGATTACATACTCCCTGTTCCCTGATGCTAAAACTGAGGGGTACTTCAGAACCAATGACTGTGGCATTAGGGAAATGTTCCGAGTGAACCATTGGATAACAGTTTGATGCTTGATTCTGTTTTACATTGTTACGCATCTGCACAGAGAAATCCATGACTGAACTGATTTGTTACTAGTCGTTCTCAATATAGCTATGGTGTTTCTCGTCATCTGTTTATTGCGATGTACAATTTTATACTCATTTAAGCTATATTTAAACCAGTTAGTGTTTCTATACTGTTAACTAAATAACATGTGTTTGTATCTGTAAATAAATTTCCTATGTATAGAAATATACAAAGACAGGCACAAAAGAAGAGTAAgactaaatgggaaaaaaaccttacCTGAAAAGGTCAAAGATTGTCAAATATGTGTAAGCAGTTAAAGctgtaaaaaaagcaaatattaaaacaATGTAATTTTTCAATGCAGCAATCACTTGTATTCTTCTAAGTCCCTCTTGTGcagctcttttccatcttctACCTACAGAAACCGTCTCTGCTGATAGAGCAAGTCTCTGTCTTTTTTACGTGTATATAACATGAATGTCCTAAACACACCAATATATTTAACTTCATAACAACAGCTTAATTATGGCAATCCTAATTCTAATAAAGCATGTAATAATGCCCAGATAGATACAAAAGGTATTAAGCCTGTAACTAAATTGTGACTaagaatttaaatacagaaaagtcAGGAGTACTTCCAGCGACACAACATC from Accipiter gentilis chromosome 28, bAccGen1.1, whole genome shotgun sequence carries:
- the SLC30A6 gene encoding zinc transporter 6 isoform X3, with amino-acid sequence MMKKPSPVYSFGFERFEVLAVFASTVLAQLGALFILKESAERFLEQPEIHTGRLLVGTFVALFFNLFTMLSIRNKPFAYVSEAASTSWLQEHVADLSRSICGIIPGLSSIFLPRMNPFVLIDIAGALALCITYMLIEINNYFAVDTASAIAIALMTFGTMYPMSVYSGKVLLQTTPPHVIGQLDKLLREVSTLDGVLEVRNEHFWTLGFGTLAGSVHVRIRRDANEQMVLAHVTNRLYTLVSTLTVQIFKDDWIRPTLSSVPIANNILNLSDHHVIPMPSLKAADNLHPVTSTPAKPSSPPPEFSFNTPGKNVSPVILLNTQTRPYGLGFNHGSTPYSTVLNQGFGIPGMGATQGFRTGFTNVPSRYGTNARGQPRP
- the SLC30A6 gene encoding zinc transporter 6 isoform X2 gives rise to the protein MWCSSTNSIALTAYTYLTIFDLFSLVTCLISYWVMMKKPSPVYSFGFERFEVLAVFASTVLAQLGALFILKESAERFLEQPEIHTGRLLVGTFVALFFNLFTMLSIRNKPFAYVSEAASTSWLQEHVADLSRSICGIIPGLSSIFLPRMNPFVLIDIAGALALCITYMLIEINNYFAVDTASAIAIALMTFGTMYPMSVYSGKVLLQTTPPHVIGQLDKLLREVSTLDGVLEVRNEHFWTLGFGTLAGSVHVRIRRDANEQMVLAHVTNRLYTLVSTLTVQIFKDDWIRPTLSSVPIANNILNLSDHHVIPMPSLKAADNLHPVTSTPAKPSSPPPEFSFNTPGKNVSPVILLNTQTRPYGLGFNHGSTPYSTVLNQGFGIPGMGATQGFRTGFTNVPSRYGTNARGQPRP